Proteins from a single region of Gordonia hongkongensis:
- a CDS encoding PhoH family protein: MSDDNPDQSGQSSRTQPRRSGVTSTVEVSPGVVFGLLGASDVNLRTLEQLLPADIHVRGNQVTLTGEPAEVAASERVIAELVDLVGRGTPLTPDLVRHSVSMLSDGTEESPADVLSLDILSRRGKTIRPKTLNQKHYVDAIDEHTIVFGLGPAGTGKTYLAMAKAVQALQSKSVNRIILTRPAVEAGERLGFLPGTLSEKIDPYLRPLYDALHDMMDPDAIPKLMAAGVIEVAPLAYMRGRTLNDAFIILDEAQNTTSEQMKMFLTRLGFGSKVVVTGDVTQVDLPGGARSGLLAASEILEGIDDIHFARLTSQDVVRHRLVADIVDAYGRAEEAQRGLPNTAIGGNRAARRAAAQGRRS, encoded by the coding sequence GTGAGTGACGACAACCCCGACCAGAGCGGGCAATCCAGCCGTACGCAGCCGCGCCGGTCTGGGGTCACATCCACTGTCGAAGTCTCTCCCGGAGTCGTGTTCGGGCTGCTCGGCGCTAGTGACGTCAACCTGCGTACCCTCGAGCAGCTCCTGCCCGCCGACATCCACGTCCGCGGCAACCAGGTGACATTGACCGGTGAACCCGCCGAGGTAGCCGCGTCCGAGCGCGTCATCGCCGAACTCGTCGACCTCGTCGGGCGCGGAACCCCGCTGACACCAGATCTCGTCCGGCACAGCGTCTCGATGCTGTCCGACGGCACCGAGGAATCGCCCGCCGACGTGCTGTCACTGGACATCCTGTCGCGCCGCGGCAAGACGATTCGGCCCAAGACACTCAACCAGAAGCACTATGTCGACGCGATCGACGAGCACACCATCGTCTTCGGACTGGGCCCGGCCGGCACCGGCAAGACCTATCTGGCCATGGCCAAGGCCGTGCAGGCGCTGCAGTCGAAGTCGGTCAACCGCATCATCCTGACGCGGCCGGCGGTCGAGGCCGGCGAACGTCTCGGCTTCCTGCCGGGCACGCTGAGCGAGAAGATCGACCCGTACCTGCGCCCGCTGTACGACGCGCTGCACGACATGATGGACCCCGACGCGATCCCGAAGCTGATGGCGGCCGGGGTCATCGAGGTCGCGCCGCTGGCCTACATGCGCGGCCGCACCCTGAACGACGCGTTCATCATCCTCGACGAGGCGCAGAACACCACGAGCGAGCAGATGAAGATGTTCCTCACGCGCCTCGGTTTCGGTTCCAAGGTCGTCGTGACCGGTGACGTAACGCAGGTGGACCTGCCCGGCGGCGCCCGCAGCGGTCTCCTCGCCGCGTCGGAGATCCTCGAGGGCATCGACGACATCCACTTCGCCCGCCTCACCAGCCAGGACGTGGTCCGGCACCGCCTGGTCGCCGACATCGTCGACGCCTACGGGCGGGCCGAGGAGGCGCAGCGGGGTCTGCCCAACACGGCGATCGGCGGCAATCGCGCCGCACGCCGGGCAGCGGCGCAGGGTCGTCGCTCATGA
- the cysD gene encoding sulfate adenylyltransferase subunit CysD — protein MWAARMTVTETPSVPATSGAAAAQTSGAAAEADEFTTLDALESEAIHIFREVAGEFERPVILFSGGKDSTVLLHVALKAFWPAPLPFSLLHVDTGHNLPEVLEFRDQVVERHNLRLHVARVEDYLADGRLTERPDGVRNPLQTIPLLDAITENRFDAVFGGGRRDEERSRAKERIFSLRNAFGQWDPKRQRPELWNLYNGRHAPGEHVRVFPLSNWTELDIWRYIAREQVLLPSIYYAHEREVYQRDGMWMTSGVWGGPREGEEVQRLSVRYRTVGDGSSTGAVLSDATDNEAVLAEVAASRLTERGATRGDDRVSEAAMEDRKREGYF, from the coding sequence ATGTGGGCTGCACGCATGACCGTGACCGAAACACCGTCCGTTCCGGCGACGAGCGGCGCCGCCGCTGCCCAGACGAGCGGCGCCGCCGCGGAGGCCGACGAGTTCACCACACTCGACGCCCTGGAGTCCGAGGCGATCCACATCTTCCGCGAGGTCGCGGGAGAGTTCGAGCGGCCGGTGATCCTGTTCTCCGGCGGCAAGGACTCCACCGTGCTCCTGCACGTCGCGCTCAAGGCGTTCTGGCCTGCGCCCCTGCCCTTCTCGCTGCTGCACGTCGACACCGGGCACAACCTGCCCGAGGTCCTCGAGTTCCGTGACCAGGTCGTGGAACGGCACAACCTGCGGCTGCACGTGGCCAGGGTGGAGGACTACCTCGCGGACGGCCGGCTCACCGAGCGCCCCGACGGGGTCCGCAACCCGCTGCAGACCATCCCCCTGCTCGACGCGATCACCGAGAACCGTTTCGACGCGGTGTTCGGCGGCGGTCGGCGCGACGAGGAGCGGTCGCGCGCCAAGGAGCGGATCTTCTCGCTGCGCAACGCCTTCGGCCAGTGGGACCCGAAGCGACAGCGCCCCGAGCTGTGGAACCTCTACAACGGCCGCCACGCCCCGGGTGAGCACGTGCGGGTGTTCCCGCTGTCGAACTGGACCGAGCTCGACATCTGGCGCTACATCGCTCGCGAGCAGGTGCTCCTCCCGTCGATCTACTACGCCCATGAGCGCGAGGTCTACCAGCGCGACGGCATGTGGATGACCTCGGGAGTCTGGGGCGGTCCCCGCGAAGGCGAAGAGGTGCAGCGACTCTCGGTGCGCTACCGCACCGTCGGCGACGGCTCCTCGACCGGCGCGGTCCTCTCCGACGCCACGGACAACGAGGCCGTGCTCGCCGAGGTCGCCGCGTCGCGGCTGACCGAGCGTGGCGCCACCCGTGGCGACGACCGGGTCTCCGAGGCCGCCATGGAAGACCGTAAGCGCGAAGGATATTTCTGA
- a CDS encoding nitrite/sulfite reductase, translating to MTSTTDAPAASGPGAPNDAAAAEPAAAKPARPARKARPTKRRAEGQWKLGYREPLNPNEQVKKDDNPLNVRARIENIYSKQGFDSIDKQDLRGRMRWWGLYTQRAEGYDGTWTGDENIDILEDSHFMMRVRCDGGALNVAQLRTLGEISTEFARDTADLSDRENVQYHWIRIEDVPTIWERLEGVGLQTTEACGDCPRVVLGSPLAGESLDEVLDPTPAIDEIVRRYIGDPKYSNLPRKFKTAISGQQDVVHEINDVAFVGVVHPEHGPGLDLWVGGGLSTNPMLAQRVGAWVPLDEVPDVWEAVVSIFRDYGYRRLRAKARLKFLIKDWGIEKFRQVLEDEYLGRKLIDGPAPEKPERPIDHIGVQKLSNGLNAIGFSPIAGRVSGTILTKTADAVAAAGSDRVRFTPYQKLIVLDVPDDKVEWLIDELKPLGLHGRPTRWRRNLLACSGIEFCKLSFTETRKRSQVLAPELDERLADINAKLDVPITVNINGCPNSCGRSQIADIGFKGQLVEDADGNQTDGFQVHLGGSLGLDSGFGRKLRQHKVLGTELGDYIERVVRNFVDQREEGERFAQWAVRADEEALR from the coding sequence ATGACGTCCACCACCGACGCCCCCGCCGCTTCCGGTCCGGGTGCACCGAACGACGCTGCCGCTGCAGAGCCGGCCGCCGCGAAGCCCGCGCGCCCGGCCCGCAAGGCTCGTCCGACCAAGCGCCGCGCCGAGGGTCAGTGGAAGCTCGGTTATCGCGAGCCGCTGAACCCCAACGAGCAGGTCAAGAAGGACGACAACCCGCTCAACGTGCGTGCGCGCATCGAGAACATCTATTCCAAGCAGGGTTTCGACTCGATCGACAAACAGGACCTGCGCGGCCGGATGCGCTGGTGGGGTCTCTACACCCAGCGCGCCGAGGGTTACGACGGCACCTGGACCGGCGACGAGAACATCGACATCCTCGAGGACAGCCACTTCATGATGCGGGTGCGCTGCGACGGCGGTGCGCTCAACGTTGCTCAGCTGCGCACCCTCGGTGAGATCTCCACCGAGTTCGCCCGCGACACCGCCGACCTCTCCGACCGGGAGAACGTCCAGTACCACTGGATCCGCATCGAGGACGTCCCGACCATCTGGGAGCGCCTCGAGGGCGTGGGGCTGCAGACCACCGAGGCCTGCGGCGACTGCCCCCGCGTCGTGCTGGGTTCGCCTCTCGCCGGCGAGTCCCTCGACGAGGTCCTCGACCCTACCCCGGCCATCGACGAAATCGTCCGCCGCTACATCGGCGACCCGAAGTACTCGAACCTGCCGCGCAAGTTCAAGACCGCGATCTCGGGCCAGCAGGACGTGGTCCACGAGATCAACGACGTCGCGTTCGTCGGCGTCGTGCATCCCGAGCACGGCCCCGGACTGGACCTCTGGGTCGGCGGCGGATTGTCCACCAACCCGATGCTCGCCCAGCGCGTCGGCGCCTGGGTGCCGCTCGACGAGGTGCCCGACGTCTGGGAGGCCGTGGTCTCGATCTTCCGCGACTACGGGTACCGGCGTCTGCGCGCCAAGGCGCGGCTGAAGTTCCTCATCAAGGACTGGGGCATCGAGAAGTTCCGCCAGGTGCTCGAGGACGAATACCTGGGGCGCAAGCTGATCGACGGCCCGGCGCCGGAAAAGCCGGAGCGTCCGATCGACCACATCGGTGTGCAGAAGCTGAGCAACGGACTCAACGCGATCGGCTTCTCCCCCATCGCCGGTCGCGTCTCGGGCACGATCCTGACCAAGACCGCCGACGCGGTCGCCGCGGCCGGTTCCGACCGTGTGCGCTTCACCCCGTACCAGAAGCTGATCGTCCTCGACGTCCCCGACGACAAGGTCGAGTGGCTGATCGACGAGCTCAAGCCGCTCGGCCTGCACGGCCGGCCCACGCGGTGGCGCCGGAACCTGCTGGCGTGCAGCGGCATCGAGTTCTGCAAGCTGTCGTTCACCGAGACCCGCAAGCGCTCGCAGGTCCTCGCCCCGGAACTGGACGAGCGGCTGGCCGACATCAACGCGAAGCTCGACGTGCCGATCACGGTGAACATCAACGGCTGCCCCAACTCCTGCGGACGGTCGCAGATCGCCGACATCGGCTTCAAGGGACAGCTCGTCGAGGACGCCGACGGCAACCAGACCGACGGCTTCCAGGTCCACCTCGGCGGCAGCCTGGGCCTGGACTCGGGTTTCGGTCGCAAGTTGCGCCAGCACAAGGTGCTGGGTACCGAACTGGGCGACTACATCGAGCGCGTGGTCCGCAACTTCGTCGACCAACGCGAAGAGGGTGAACGGTTCGCGCAGTGGGCCGTTCGTGCCGATGAGGAGGCGCTGCGATGA
- a CDS encoding 16S rRNA (uracil(1498)-N(3))-methyltransferase has product MSPPLFWADSVPAPGADLILSGAEGRHAVTVARLGVGERILVGDGAGSVGGCEIREITAKDTLVATVHDLAFEARPTPQVTVVQALPKSERSELAVDLATEAGADVIVPWQALRCVSRWTGKADKGVAKWRAAASAAAKQSRRPWIPEITDLATTIDVRARCADAVARGGVVAVLHEEAAQPLARLPLADATEILLVVGPEGGLDAGEVADLTALGANSVVLGPEVLRTSTAAAVALGAIGVLTRRWAR; this is encoded by the coding sequence GTGAGTCCACCGCTGTTCTGGGCGGACTCCGTGCCCGCGCCCGGCGCTGACCTGATCCTGAGCGGCGCCGAGGGTCGTCACGCGGTCACCGTCGCCCGGCTGGGCGTCGGCGAACGGATCCTCGTCGGCGACGGCGCCGGCTCGGTCGGCGGTTGCGAGATCCGGGAGATCACCGCCAAGGACACACTGGTGGCGACCGTCCACGACCTCGCGTTCGAGGCTCGCCCGACCCCGCAGGTGACCGTGGTGCAGGCGCTCCCGAAGTCGGAGCGGTCCGAGCTCGCGGTCGACCTCGCCACCGAGGCCGGCGCCGACGTCATCGTGCCGTGGCAGGCGCTGCGGTGCGTGTCGCGGTGGACGGGCAAGGCGGACAAGGGCGTGGCCAAGTGGCGGGCCGCGGCCTCGGCAGCTGCCAAACAGAGCCGTCGACCATGGATTCCGGAGATCACCGACCTCGCGACCACCATCGACGTCCGGGCCCGCTGCGCGGACGCCGTGGCGCGGGGAGGGGTCGTCGCCGTCCTGCACGAGGAAGCCGCGCAACCCCTGGCCCGGCTACCCCTCGCCGACGCCACCGAGATCCTGCTCGTGGTCGGGCCCGAGGGCGGACTCGACGCCGGCGAGGTCGCCGACCTGACCGCGCTCGGTGCGAACTCGGTCGTGCTCGGCCCCGAGGTGTTGCGTACGTCGACGGCCGCCGCGGTGGCCCTCGGCGCGATCGGGGTGCTCACCCGCCGGTGGGCCCGATGA
- a CDS encoding alpha/beta hydrolase family protein has product MSVVGRRSVRRTKIEYGSAPSQFGHLYVPSEWLDAATPTRLVVLVHGGSWSVEFGSTTQTAIARMLAERGAAVWNIEYRRVGEEGGGWPNTGRDVLDALGALDGPVRDLLPPGAVDFASTAVVGHSAGGQLAVWAVGQLGARTATATITTVIAQAAVLDTVGAADRESVRAFMGRPFSESPRRYSDASPLLAPVVDAHVVAIHGDADDLIPVESSRRYVDAAIARGQSAELIVVPGEGHDAFVDPRSVGTRQTIRVLGI; this is encoded by the coding sequence ATGAGCGTCGTCGGACGCCGTTCGGTGCGTCGGACCAAGATCGAATACGGCTCTGCGCCTTCCCAATTCGGGCACCTGTACGTGCCTTCCGAGTGGCTCGACGCCGCGACGCCGACGCGGCTCGTGGTGCTTGTCCACGGCGGGTCCTGGTCTGTCGAGTTCGGGTCGACGACCCAGACCGCGATCGCCCGGATGCTCGCCGAACGCGGGGCGGCGGTGTGGAACATCGAGTACCGCCGGGTGGGTGAAGAGGGCGGCGGGTGGCCGAATACCGGCCGGGATGTCCTCGACGCGCTCGGTGCCCTGGACGGTCCCGTCCGCGACCTGCTCCCGCCCGGCGCTGTCGACTTCGCCTCGACCGCGGTCGTCGGGCATTCCGCGGGTGGTCAGCTCGCGGTCTGGGCCGTCGGTCAGCTCGGAGCCCGGACCGCCACGGCCACCATCACCACCGTGATCGCCCAGGCGGCCGTGCTCGACACCGTCGGCGCAGCGGACCGGGAGTCGGTGCGGGCGTTCATGGGTCGGCCGTTCAGCGAGTCGCCGCGCCGCTACTCCGACGCCTCACCACTGCTGGCACCGGTGGTCGACGCCCACGTCGTCGCGATCCACGGCGACGCCGATGATCTGATCCCGGTCGAGTCCAGCCGCCGGTACGTCGACGCCGCGATCGCACGCGGACAGTCCGCCGAACTCATCGTCGTCCCCGGTGAGGGGCACGACGCCTTCGTCGACCCGCGCAGCGTCGGCACGCGACAGACGATCCGCGTGCTCGGGATCTGA
- the dnaJ gene encoding molecular chaperone DnaJ gives MARDYYAILGVAKGASDQELKRAYRKKARELHPDVNPGNEDEFKEVSTAYEVLTDPEKRRIVDAGGDPLAGAGAGGFGGFGGGGGGFGDVFEAFFGNGGAFGGGGGGFGSGRGPKSRVQPGEPALVNVTLDLAECAKGVAKEITVDTAILCDVCTGSGTNGDSKPVTCDICKGAGEIQSVQRSFLGQVMTVRECPTCHGVGEVIPDPCHKCGGDGRYRSRRTMTVRIPAGIENGMRVRLTGQGEVGLGGGPAGDLYVEVAERPHEVFLRDKDDLHCTVKVPMADAALGAEFEVETILGDPVTVTVAPGTQPGQIVKLRGQGMPHVSSGVRGTMHVHLDVVVPTRLDAAQTEALKKYRKIAADEIEVVNTSAAAAPGGLFSRLRNAFAGK, from the coding sequence GTGGCACGTGACTACTACGCAATCCTGGGAGTGGCGAAGGGCGCCAGTGATCAGGAGCTCAAGCGCGCCTACCGCAAGAAGGCGCGGGAGCTGCACCCCGACGTCAACCCGGGCAACGAAGACGAGTTCAAAGAGGTCAGCACCGCCTACGAGGTGCTGACCGATCCGGAGAAGCGTCGCATCGTCGACGCCGGCGGTGATCCGCTGGCCGGCGCCGGTGCGGGCGGCTTCGGCGGTTTCGGTGGCGGCGGCGGGGGATTCGGCGACGTCTTCGAGGCGTTCTTCGGCAACGGCGGTGCCTTCGGCGGCGGTGGCGGGGGCTTCGGCTCGGGCCGCGGACCCAAGTCCCGTGTCCAGCCGGGTGAGCCGGCACTGGTGAACGTGACCCTGGATCTCGCCGAGTGCGCCAAGGGTGTCGCCAAAGAGATCACCGTCGACACCGCGATCCTCTGCGACGTGTGTACCGGCTCGGGAACCAACGGCGACAGCAAGCCGGTCACCTGCGACATCTGCAAGGGCGCCGGGGAGATCCAGTCGGTGCAGCGTTCCTTCCTCGGGCAGGTCATGACCGTGCGCGAGTGCCCGACCTGCCACGGCGTCGGCGAGGTCATCCCCGACCCCTGCCACAAGTGCGGCGGCGACGGACGCTACCGCTCGCGGCGCACGATGACCGTGCGCATCCCCGCCGGGATCGAGAACGGCATGCGTGTCCGCCTCACCGGGCAGGGTGAGGTGGGTCTCGGCGGCGGCCCGGCCGGCGATTTGTACGTCGAGGTCGCCGAACGGCCGCACGAGGTGTTCCTGCGCGACAAGGACGACCTGCACTGCACCGTCAAGGTCCCGATGGCCGACGCCGCGCTCGGTGCCGAGTTCGAGGTGGAGACGATTCTCGGCGATCCGGTCACCGTGACGGTCGCGCCCGGCACGCAGCCGGGCCAGATCGTGAAGCTGCGCGGGCAGGGCATGCCGCACGTCAGTTCCGGTGTGCGCGGCACCATGCACGTCCACCTCGACGTCGTCGTACCGACCAGACTCGATGCGGCGCAGACCGAAGCACTGAAGAAGTACCGCAAGATCGCCGCCGACGAGATCGAGGTCGTCAACACCTCGGCGGCCGCGGCGCCCGGCGGCCTCTTCTCGCGGCTGCGCAACGCGTTCGCCGGGAAATAG
- the ybeY gene encoding rRNA maturation RNase YbeY has product MSIELANESGVEVPAELIIDAARFAVTAMDVNPAALLSVLCVDEDTMADMHVQWMDLPGPTDVMSFPMDELVPGGRPDATDPGPAILGDIVLCPDFARKQAREAKRSFEHELAMLTIHGVLHLLGYDHAEPEEEREMFGLQNRILDAFYADRHRRAQEQRQTDRDSRLLSNIGFTGAEGDSPTPGAQSVPEQSRSEEDRG; this is encoded by the coding sequence ATGAGCATCGAACTGGCCAACGAATCCGGGGTCGAGGTCCCGGCCGAGTTGATCATCGACGCCGCGCGTTTCGCGGTCACCGCGATGGACGTGAACCCGGCCGCGTTGCTGTCGGTGCTGTGTGTCGACGAGGACACCATGGCCGACATGCACGTCCAGTGGATGGACCTGCCGGGCCCGACCGATGTCATGAGTTTCCCGATGGACGAACTGGTGCCCGGCGGCCGGCCGGATGCGACCGACCCGGGCCCGGCGATTCTCGGGGACATCGTGCTGTGCCCGGACTTCGCCCGGAAACAGGCGCGCGAGGCCAAGCGGTCCTTCGAGCACGAGCTCGCCATGCTGACCATCCACGGAGTGCTCCACCTCCTCGGCTACGACCATGCCGAGCCGGAGGAGGAGCGCGAGATGTTCGGACTGCAGAACCGCATCCTCGACGCGTTCTACGCCGACCGTCACCGTCGCGCCCAGGAGCAACGACAGACCGACCGCGATTCCCGGCTGCTGTCCAACATCGGGTTCACCGGAGCCGAGGGAGATTCACCGACCCCCGGTGCCCAGTCGGTGCCCGAGCAGTCGCGGTCCGAGGAGGACCGAGGGTGA
- a CDS encoding phosphoadenylyl-sulfate reductase — translation MTIETTTRTGRRFSEDQLRDIAEKGAADLGSDATPEELIRWTAQTFGTNFVVASNMQDAALVDLAVKNIDRELLDGDPVKVLFLDTGYHFAETIGTRDAVEQVYNHSAPRFARPGVEMVNLTPEHSVAEQDELLGRNLFARDPGECCRLRKVVPLKAGLAGYDAWITGIRRVEAPTRANAPLISFDEGFGLVKINPIAAWSDETMQDYIDTNGVLVNPLVDEGYPSIGCAPCTAKPEPGSDPRSGRWAGRAKTECGLHA, via the coding sequence ATGACCATCGAGACCACCACCCGTACGGGCCGGCGCTTCAGCGAGGACCAGCTGCGGGACATCGCCGAGAAGGGTGCTGCGGACCTCGGTTCCGACGCCACCCCGGAGGAATTGATCCGCTGGACCGCGCAGACCTTCGGCACCAACTTCGTCGTCGCGTCGAACATGCAGGACGCGGCCCTGGTCGACCTCGCCGTGAAGAACATCGACCGTGAGTTGCTCGACGGCGACCCGGTCAAGGTGCTCTTCCTCGACACCGGATACCACTTCGCCGAGACCATCGGCACCCGCGACGCCGTCGAGCAGGTGTATAACCATTCTGCCCCTCGCTTCGCTCGACCGGGCGTGGAGATGGTGAACCTGACCCCCGAGCACAGCGTCGCCGAGCAGGACGAACTGTTGGGCCGCAACCTCTTCGCCCGCGACCCGGGCGAATGCTGCCGACTGCGGAAAGTCGTGCCGCTCAAGGCCGGACTCGCCGGGTACGACGCGTGGATCACGGGCATCCGTCGTGTGGAGGCACCGACTCGGGCCAACGCGCCGCTCATCTCCTTCGACGAGGGCTTCGGACTGGTAAAGATCAACCCGATCGCGGCCTGGTCCGACGAGACGATGCAGGACTACATCGACACCAACGGCGTGCTGGTGAATCCGCTCGTCGACGAGGGATATCCCTCGATCGGGTGCGCACCGTGCACCGCCAAACCCGAACCCGGATCCGATCCGCGCAGCGGCCGCTGGGCCGGTCGCGCCAAGACAGAATGTGGGCTGCACGCATGA
- a CDS encoding type II toxin-antitoxin system VapB family antitoxin, which produces MIFKGVREGKPYPDHGLSTRGWAKIPPRQLRLDQLTPITKVLALDKLLSEDSTFYGDLFAHVVRWEGELYLEDGLHRAVRSALRNRHIIHARTLDLDALDLSDAAKPLDEQLQDTAEIPARRPPTTPDGPGAHRRGARSTGWTSPPRPDQSW; this is translated from the coding sequence ATGATCTTCAAGGGGGTGCGGGAGGGCAAGCCCTATCCCGACCACGGGCTGTCGACGCGTGGCTGGGCCAAGATCCCGCCGCGGCAACTCCGGCTCGACCAGCTGACGCCGATCACCAAGGTCCTCGCCTTGGACAAGCTCCTCAGCGAGGACTCCACCTTCTACGGCGACCTGTTCGCCCACGTCGTGCGGTGGGAGGGCGAGCTCTATCTGGAGGACGGCCTGCATCGCGCCGTCCGGTCGGCATTGCGCAACCGCCACATCATCCACGCCCGCACCCTCGACCTCGACGCCCTGGACCTGTCCGACGCGGCCAAACCCCTCGACGAGCAACTCCAAGACACCGCCGAGATCCCGGCGCGCCGGCCCCCGACCACGCCCGACGGCCCCGGTGCGCATCGGCGCGGTGCGCGATCGACGGGCTGGACGAGTCCGCCTCGCCCCGATCAGAGCTGGTAG
- the hrcA gene encoding heat-inducible transcriptional repressor HrcA, with protein MSTTDDRRFEILRAIVTDYVDTQEPIGSKALVERHQLGVSSATVRNDMAVLEAEGYITQPHTSSGRVPTDKGYRMFVDRISEIKPLSAAERRAILSVLDSGVDLDDVLRRSVRLLAQLTRQVAVIQYPVLSAATVRHLEVVTLSPSRLLLVVIVDNGRVEQRMVALSEDHDEDEIARLRDLFSAALHGKRLEAASAAVAELANSAPEDLRGAVLNIATVLVETLVERGDDRLVLGGTSNLARSAADFTPVVGGMDTVLEALEEQVVVLKILATTQDMGQVTVQIGEETRTENLRGTSVVSTGYGASGTVFGGVGVLGPTRMDYPGTIASVAAVAKYIGEVLAER; from the coding sequence GTGTCTACCACCGATGATCGTCGCTTCGAGATCTTGCGTGCGATCGTGACCGACTACGTCGACACGCAGGAACCGATCGGTTCGAAGGCGCTCGTGGAGCGACACCAGCTGGGGGTGTCGAGTGCCACCGTCCGCAACGACATGGCGGTCCTGGAGGCAGAGGGATACATCACCCAGCCGCACACCAGCTCCGGCCGGGTGCCCACCGACAAGGGCTACCGGATGTTCGTCGATCGGATCAGCGAGATCAAGCCGCTGTCGGCCGCCGAGCGCCGGGCGATCCTCTCGGTGCTCGACTCCGGCGTCGACCTCGACGACGTGCTCCGGCGCTCGGTGCGGCTCCTTGCCCAGCTGACGAGACAGGTCGCGGTCATCCAGTACCCGGTCTTGTCGGCGGCGACCGTGCGTCACCTCGAGGTCGTCACCCTGTCTCCGTCGCGCCTGCTGCTGGTCGTCATCGTCGACAACGGCCGGGTCGAACAGCGCATGGTGGCGCTGAGCGAAGACCACGATGAGGACGAGATCGCCCGGTTGCGCGATCTGTTCTCGGCCGCACTGCACGGCAAACGCCTCGAAGCCGCGTCGGCCGCGGTGGCCGAGCTCGCCAATTCCGCGCCTGAGGATCTGCGCGGAGCGGTCCTCAACATCGCCACCGTGCTGGTGGAGACCCTCGTCGAACGCGGTGACGACCGGCTGGTGCTCGGCGGCACGTCGAACCTCGCGCGGTCGGCGGCCGACTTCACCCCCGTCGTCGGCGGGATGGACACCGTTCTCGAGGCGCTCGAGGAGCAGGTGGTGGTGCTCAAGATCTTGGCGACAACCCAGGACATGGGCCAGGTCACGGTGCAGATCGGCGAGGAGACCCGGACCGAGAACCTGCGTGGCACCTCGGTCGTGTCGACAGGGTACGGTGCTTCGGGAACCGTGTTCGGCGGCGTCGGTGTGCTCGGCCCCACACGGATGGACTATCCGGGAACCATCGCCTCGGTGGCGGCCGTTGCCAAGTACATCGGCGAGGTGCTCGCCGAACGATGA